In Topomyia yanbarensis strain Yona2022 chromosome 2, ASM3024719v1, whole genome shotgun sequence, one DNA window encodes the following:
- the LOC131679783 gene encoding uncharacterized protein LOC131679783, whose product MYRQIKIAEKDLPYQQILWRNAPEEPLHTYQLTTVTYGTTTAPFLATRCLQQLSDDEAVNFPAAARVVKKGFYVDDLLYGFDTLKEALEATEQLHLMMASAGLSLRKWSSNCRNVLNEIPRDYWETERVLELDSSAPVQALGLLWEPMSADFLFKIPQWTKQTFSTKRSVLAQTASLFDPLGLVGPVIVIAKIFIQALWELNLEWDQHLPSELHEQWMNFVSRLPILKQLRIPRFVLTDNIVSLQLHGFADASLRAYGACVYFRAVSASGGVSIRLMTAKSRVAPPERRRPTLARLELCAALLLVNLQKKVLESVEVHCPCYFWSDSTIVLHWLAKEPSTWKIFIANRVAEIQQLTQGGIWNYVSTNDDPADQISRGLNPNDIICNSLWWDAPHWLMNPVQNWPKSLHLWKNVSPPYGDLELRATVLVAIEKERTHESWLKRTFENYDSFHDVLRVMAYCRRFVTNCKRKSVQTNIITGPLTASEIKTAEMLFIRQIQLETFPTENRQLSAGLPINRKSSLLALNPFIRKGEDLIRVGSRLKNAFIPFGQKHPILLPKHHYAVELLFLDLHRETLHSGPSHLLTAVRRRFWPIDGRNKARATVRSCITCFRYRPKVAEQIMADLPSVRVNQDRVFRNVGIHYCGPIVIQGKRNQPPIKCYICVFVCMTTKAAHLELVTNLTTEAFIGALKRFWAKRGFPQHIYCDNATNFTGTDRELKRLKRQFESQQHKTAVINESSRIGIEFHFIPPRSPSFGGLWEACVKSTKGILNKVSMDVRLTYEEMLTTLAQVEACLNSRPLSPMSSDPNDMQPLTPGHFIIGGPLEAIPEPDLQHIPCNRLSRWQRMQRMFQEFWSRILVRSTCQLFKNATNGQAPSPTYQLETWCCYMRIINRHSNGQSHESQRSLQEKMKRYELLK is encoded by the coding sequence ATGTATCGCCAGATCAAAATAGCAGAAAAAGATCTACCGTATCAGCAAATCCTGTGGCGAAACGCTCCCGAGGAACCCCTACACACATACCAGCTCACTACTGTCACGTATGGTACCACGACAGCTCCCTTTCTTGCTACACGATGCCTACAGCAACTTTCTGACGACGAAGCAGTTAATTTTCCAGCGGCTGCACGTGTGGTGAAAAAAGGATTTTATGTTGACGACCTGTTATATGGATTCGACACCCTCAAAGAGGCGTTAGAAGCAACGGAGCAGTTACACCTCATGATGGCATCAGCTGGTCTATCATTACGCAAGTGGTCGTCGAATTGCCGTAATGTTCTCAACGAAATCCCACGCGACTACTGGGAGACTGAAAGGGTGTTGGAGTTAGACAGTTCGGCTCCAGTTCAAGCTCTTGGGCTGTTGTGGGAACCAATGTCAGccgattttttgttcaaaattcCACAATGGACCAAACAAACTTTTTCTACAAAGCGAAGCGTACTGGCACAAACAGCTAGCTTATTTGACCCGTTAGGATTGGTCGGACCAGTGATTGTCATCgccaaaatattcattcaagCGCTGTGGGAGTTAAATCTTGAATGGGATCAACACTTGCCTTCGGAGCTTCACGAGCAGTGGATGAACTTCGTAAGCCGTTTACCGATCCTCAAACAGCTTCGTATTCCCCGATTTGTTTTAACGGACAACATCGTATCTCTTCAACTGCACGGGTTTGCCGATGCATCTCTACGAGCATATGGTGCATGCGTGTACTTCAGAGCTGTGTCTGCATCGGGTGGTGTATCGATACGTCTCATGACAGCAAAATCTCGTGTTGCTCCTCCGGAACGAAGACGACCTACGCTAGCTCGGTTGGAGCTGTGTGCAGCTCTCCTTCTGGTCAATCTACAGAAAAAGGTGCTAGAAAGTGTGGAAGTGCACTGCCCATGTTATTTTTGGTCGGATTCCACGATCGTCCTACACTGGCTAGCAAAGGAACCGTCAACATGGAAAATCTTCATCGCAAATAGAGTAGCTGAAATCCAACAGCTGACACAAGGCGGAATCTGGAACTATGTTTCGACCAATGATGACCCAGCCGATCAAATATCACGCGGTTTGAATCCCAACGACATCATTTGCAATTCGTTGTGGTGGGATGCTCCCCACTGGCTTATGAATCCAGTGCAAAATTGGCCGAAGTCTTTACATTTGTGGAAAAATGTCTCTCCTCCCTATGGAGATCTCGAGTTGCGTGCGACAGTATTGGTTGCTATCGAAAAGGAGAGAACGCACGAGAGTTGGTTAAAACGCACGTTCGAAAATTATGATTCTTTTCACGACGTTTTGCGTGTGATGGCATATTGTAGACGCTTTGTCACAAATTGTAAGCGTAAATCAGTTCAAACCAACATCATAACTGGTCCGCTGACAGCATCAGAAATCAAAACAGCAGAAATGCTCTTCATCCGCCAAATACAACTCGAAACGTTTCCGACAGAAAACCGCCAGTTATCAGCAGGTTTGCCTATTAACAGAAAATCATCCTTACTGGCACTGAATCCTTTCATACGAAAAGGTGAGGACCTAATTCGAGTTGGCAGTCgtttaaaaaacgcttttatacCATTCGGTCAGAAACACCCTATCCTACTTCCAAAGCATCATTATGCCGTCGAATTGCTCTTTCTTGATCTGCACCGGGAAACTTTGCACTCGGGTCCCTCACACTTGCTAACAGCAGTTCGCAGAAGGTTTTGGCCCATAGACGGACGGAATAAAGCCCGAGCTACCGTACGCAGCTGTATTACCTGCTTTCGCTATCGCCCAAAAGTAGCCGAACAGATCATGGCTGACCTACCATCTGTTCGTGTAAATCAAGACAGGGTTTTCCGCAACGTCGGGATTCATTATTGCGGCCCAATCGTCATTCAAGGCAAACGTAACCAGCCGCCAATTAAGTGCTACATATGTGTTTTTGTGTGCATGACAACGAAGGCTGCACATCTCGAGCTCGTTACCAACTTAACCACAGAGGCTTTTATCGGTGCGTTAAAAAGGTTTTGGGCAAAACGTGGATTCCCCCAGCACATCTATTGCGACAACGCAACAAACTTCACGGGTACTGATCGTGAATTGAAACGGTTGAAACGGCAGTTCGAGTCTCAACAACATAAAACTGCAGTTATCAATGAGTCATCTCGTATTGGCAtcgaatttcatttcattcctcCACGATCACCGTCGTTTGGAGGACTTTGGGAAGCGTGCGTCAAGTCGACAAAGGGAATTCTGAATAAGGTGTCTATGGATGTTCGGCTCACTTACGAAGAGATGCTAACTACACTAGCCCAGGTGGAAGCCTGCCTAAATTCGCGACCTCTCTCGCCGATGTCTAGCGATCCCAATGACATGCAGCCTCTAACTCCAGGCCACTTCATCATTGGTGGTCCGCTTGAAGCAATACCTGAACCCGATCTCCAGCATATTCCTTGCAACCGCTTGTCACGGTGGCAGAGAATGCAGCGCATGTTCCAAGAATTTTGGTCCAGAATTTTGGTAAGGAGTACTTGCCAACTCTTCAAAAACGCTACAAATGGCCAAGCCCCAAGTCCAACTTATCAGTTGGAGACATGGTGCTGTTACATGAGGATAATCAACCGCCATTCAAATGGCCAATCGCACGAGTCACAAAGGTCATTACAGGAGAAGATGAAAAGGTACGAGTTGCTGAAGTGA